In Sphingopyxis sp. FD7, a single window of DNA contains:
- a CDS encoding DUF3336 domain-containing protein produces MLSQDYRMLFTPTLSADRDLATAPDYAAWAKAAREHDKKSGLQAWRDADESKHFDYRAIRARLEKLRALSAAGDVKGLLFVLNEGIHGNIDGMGHERLYTKARFGTKKLVEDYVAEVVAALHRIAAARSITREEKRDFFRRAQHCYGRSALLLSGSGSFLFFHIGVVKALWSEGVLPAIMSGASGGSIVAAIVCTRKDADIGAFLESDRLANPDRAPDGRRLASDEVRERLAGLIPDLTFQQAYEVSGRHLNVSVAPAEKHQNGRLLNAITAPNVLIREAVLASCAVPGVFPPVMLMARGDDGARIPYQPDRRWVDGSVTHDIPTKRLERLYGVNHHIVSQANPIALPFATDTRKQMAPIEAIQHASMTTFKAWLNANMVIFQKPLELIPPLNSIANMARSVINQEYTGDINIIRPPKFWSPAKILSDLGQEDIDELIDTGMRTAWPKIEMVRTQTAISRALEGILARIDKAGDDGPGHRSAALGKAVR; encoded by the coding sequence ATGCTCTCGCAGGATTACCGAATGCTCTTCACCCCGACGCTCAGCGCCGACCGCGATCTTGCGACCGCGCCCGATTATGCCGCCTGGGCCAAAGCGGCGCGCGAACATGACAAGAAATCGGGGCTTCAGGCGTGGCGCGACGCCGACGAGAGCAAGCATTTCGACTATAGGGCGATCCGCGCCCGCCTCGAAAAATTGCGCGCGCTGTCGGCGGCGGGCGACGTCAAGGGGCTGCTCTTCGTGCTCAACGAGGGCATCCACGGCAATATCGACGGCATGGGGCACGAACGGCTTTACACAAAGGCGCGTTTCGGCACCAAGAAGCTGGTCGAGGATTATGTGGCGGAGGTTGTCGCCGCGCTGCACAGGATCGCCGCCGCGCGCAGCATCACCCGCGAGGAAAAGCGCGACTTTTTCCGCCGCGCGCAGCATTGTTATGGCCGCTCGGCGCTGTTGCTCTCGGGTTCGGGCAGCTTCCTTTTCTTCCACATCGGCGTCGTCAAGGCGCTCTGGTCCGAAGGCGTGCTGCCCGCGATCATGTCGGGCGCCAGCGGCGGGTCGATCGTCGCGGCGATCGTCTGCACGCGCAAGGACGCCGACATCGGCGCCTTCCTCGAAAGCGACCGCCTCGCCAACCCCGACCGCGCCCCCGACGGCCGCCGCCTCGCCTCGGACGAAGTGCGCGAACGGCTCGCGGGCCTGATCCCCGACCTCACCTTTCAGCAAGCCTATGAGGTCAGCGGCCGCCACCTCAACGTCTCGGTCGCGCCCGCCGAAAAGCATCAGAACGGACGGCTCCTCAATGCGATCACCGCGCCCAATGTGCTGATCCGCGAAGCGGTGCTGGCGTCGTGCGCGGTGCCCGGTGTCTTTCCGCCGGTGATGCTGATGGCGCGGGGCGACGACGGCGCGCGCATTCCCTATCAGCCCGACCGGCGCTGGGTCGACGGGTCGGTGACGCACGACATCCCGACCAAGCGGCTCGAACGCCTCTATGGCGTCAACCATCATATCGTCAGCCAGGCGAACCCGATCGCGCTGCCCTTCGCGACCGACACGCGCAAGCAGATGGCGCCGATCGAGGCCATTCAACATGCGTCGATGACGACCTTCAAGGCGTGGCTCAACGCCAATATGGTGATCTTCCAGAAACCGCTCGAGCTGATCCCGCCCTTGAACAGCATCGCGAACATGGCGCGCTCGGTGATCAACCAGGAATATACCGGCGACATCAATATCATCCGCCCACCGAAGTTCTGGTCGCCCGCGAAGATATTGTCGGATCTGGGGCAGGAGGACATTGACGAGCTGATCGACACGGGGATGCGCACCGCCTGGCCCAAGATCGAGATGGTCCGCACCCAGACCGCGATCAGCCGCGCGCTGGAAGGTATTTTGGCGCGGATCGACAAGGCGGGCGACGACGGCCCCGGCCACCGCAGCGCCGCGCTCGGGAAAGCGGTGCGCTGA
- a CDS encoding wax ester/triacylglycerol synthase family O-acyltransferase, whose product MLKQLSAQDAQFLYTQTANNLTHIMGVYIYDPSTAPGGFVRFKDIIAHVESRVHTSPLFRRRLHRLPFDIDHPYWVEDEHFDIEAHMSHARLPEPGDWRQFCIAVARWFSKPMDMNRPLWDIYVIEGLDRIPGIPKGSFAMLHRVHHAAVDGASGAHAFIAMSDIDAKGTPAISEPPPVEELGDPPSSAEIVSRAWAASLQSPVKFMNALMKMSPAIISSARKAIEGGMTAGVPETRFNVPVGPHKMFDGTSVALADVALIRGKVPGATVNDVVLTTVGGALRKYLAKHKELPKESLVAVAPVNLRGKGGKASTPGNQVSAMSVPIRTDIADPLARLAAVRDYTVEAKEAKAGVSARIMTDLSQHIPGATMAAVARLVTSERFAVRGTNLFISNVPGAQVPLYLAGAKLVMQHGMAPLANNMGLFVATPSYNGRIAFSIISERAIMPDIAFFRECIDESFADLMKAAPKAGAPKAATAKPKAAVKLEAKPKAAPKPAVKGRAKPVAKSNAARKTPKK is encoded by the coding sequence ATGCTCAAACAGCTCAGCGCGCAGGACGCCCAGTTCCTCTACACGCAGACCGCGAACAATCTGACGCACATCATGGGCGTCTATATCTACGACCCCTCGACCGCGCCGGGCGGCTTCGTGCGCTTCAAGGACATCATCGCCCACGTCGAAAGCCGCGTCCACACCTCACCCTTGTTCAGGCGCCGCCTCCACCGCCTGCCGTTCGATATCGACCATCCCTATTGGGTCGAGGACGAGCATTTCGACATCGAGGCGCATATGAGCCATGCGCGCCTGCCCGAACCCGGCGACTGGCGGCAATTCTGCATCGCGGTCGCGCGCTGGTTTTCCAAGCCGATGGATATGAACCGCCCGCTCTGGGACATTTATGTCATCGAGGGGCTCGACCGTATCCCCGGCATTCCGAAGGGCAGCTTCGCGATGCTCCACCGCGTCCATCATGCGGCGGTCGATGGCGCATCGGGCGCGCATGCCTTCATCGCGATGAGCGACATCGACGCAAAAGGCACCCCGGCGATTTCCGAACCGCCGCCGGTCGAGGAGCTGGGCGATCCGCCGTCGAGCGCCGAAATCGTCTCGCGTGCCTGGGCGGCCTCGCTGCAATCGCCGGTCAAGTTCATGAACGCGCTGATGAAAATGTCGCCGGCGATCATTTCGTCCGCGCGCAAGGCGATCGAGGGCGGGATGACCGCGGGCGTCCCCGAAACACGCTTCAATGTTCCCGTCGGCCCGCACAAGATGTTCGACGGCACATCGGTCGCGCTCGCCGATGTCGCGCTGATCCGGGGGAAAGTGCCCGGCGCGACGGTCAACGACGTCGTGCTCACCACCGTCGGCGGGGCGCTGCGCAAATATCTCGCAAAGCACAAGGAATTGCCCAAGGAGAGCCTGGTTGCGGTCGCGCCCGTCAATCTGCGCGGAAAGGGCGGCAAAGCATCGACGCCGGGCAACCAGGTGTCGGCGATGAGCGTGCCGATCCGCACCGACATTGCCGATCCGCTCGCGCGGCTCGCAGCGGTGCGCGATTACACCGTCGAGGCCAAGGAAGCGAAGGCGGGCGTCAGCGCGCGGATCATGACCGACCTGTCGCAGCATATCCCCGGCGCGACAATGGCGGCGGTCGCGCGGCTCGTCACCAGCGAGCGTTTTGCGGTGCGCGGCACCAACCTCTTCATCTCCAACGTTCCCGGCGCGCAGGTGCCGCTCTATCTCGCGGGGGCGAAGCTCGTGATGCAGCATGGCATGGCGCCGCTTGCGAACAATATGGGGCTGTTCGTCGCGACGCCCAGCTACAACGGCCGCATCGCCTTTTCGATCATCTCGGAACGCGCGATCATGCCTGACATCGCTTTTTTCCGTGAGTGCATCGACGAAAGTTTCGCCGATCTGATGAAGGCGGCGCCGAAGGCCGGGGCACCAAAAGCCGCTACGGCAAAGCCGAAAGCGGCGGTGAAACTTGAGGCGAAACCGAAGGCCGCGCCGAAACCTGCGGTAAAGGGCCGGGCGAAACCGGTTGCCAAAAGCAACGCAGCCCGCAAGACTCCGAAAAAATAA
- a CDS encoding glycerol-3-phosphate 1-O-acyltransferase, translating into MADGSPRTPIVTDAAADRLYIIDARNGVERRILLDWIHSTSGDEEPAWASLDIEDGDHALPVEALQARLGATPSRLVVPLRVAWRIPGFEKGRALKFRHLIFGDPRHPGSLRARLILLRDRRRAQILVGQAATLDALRIRFCAQTGGGDGERADSPEFARFVARQAALALDVAERGVRGTRYKVPRFVADGLRTSPKFRAALAELAETTGRPVADLYREARPLMKEVIARPSALFLDLRARLDRMMFGGYAPEMEIDAAELAKLRNILREHPTCILFTHKTYIDGATPSRLAYENDLPMLHSFGGANLDFAIMGEFFRRSGMIFIRRSFQDQPVYKLVLRHYIAWLLAKRFPLSWAFEGTRSRLGKLMPPKYGLMKYVLDAAHATGTRGVHFVPFVTSFDLIRDVEEYAAEQTGRNKKPESLSWFIGYMKSLKEPSGRIRLDIGDPVVIDEAPGPDDKRALERIAFAVAVEANRVTPLTVTSVMCLILLGMAPRGATSAELLGAIGAVTAWARARGIRLSKELESGDAALSATVDTLVASGLLARYEAGSETIYSIDPAKHPMASYYRNIIAHHFLGRAMIELALFELRDADSGDATAAFWGRIDRLRDLFKFEFFYPPREEHRAAIEAELARIDPVWDRRLASGDRGIAQLIRRCQPVVGHAILLPFAEAYSVVADLLARARPGETVDEKPLLDAALVEGRQAWLLRRISSEAAIGKLLFANGLSLMRHMGLAGEATPEVLAQRRALLVELRGLANVMETMRLSTVALADRLVGAGE; encoded by the coding sequence GTGGCCGACGGTTCGCCCCGCACTCCGATCGTGACGGACGCGGCGGCCGACCGGCTCTACATCATCGACGCGCGCAATGGGGTCGAACGCCGCATCCTGCTCGACTGGATTCATTCGACGAGCGGCGACGAAGAGCCTGCCTGGGCCAGTCTCGACATCGAGGACGGCGACCACGCGTTGCCCGTCGAGGCGTTGCAGGCGCGGCTCGGCGCCACGCCGTCGCGGCTCGTCGTGCCGCTGCGCGTCGCCTGGCGTATCCCCGGCTTCGAGAAGGGCCGCGCGCTCAAGTTCCGTCACCTGATCTTCGGCGATCCGCGCCATCCGGGGTCTTTGCGCGCGCGGTTGATCCTGCTGCGCGACCGGCGGCGCGCGCAGATTCTGGTCGGGCAGGCGGCGACGCTCGACGCGCTGCGCATCCGTTTCTGCGCACAGACCGGCGGCGGCGACGGCGAGCGCGCCGACAGCCCCGAGTTCGCGCGCTTCGTCGCGCGACAGGCGGCGCTGGCGCTCGACGTCGCCGAGCGCGGCGTTCGCGGCACGCGCTACAAGGTGCCGCGCTTCGTCGCCGATGGGCTGCGCACCAGCCCCAAGTTCCGCGCCGCGCTCGCCGAGCTCGCCGAAACCACCGGCCGTCCGGTTGCCGATCTCTACCGCGAGGCGCGCCCGCTGATGAAGGAGGTGATCGCACGGCCCAGCGCGCTTTTCCTCGACCTCCGCGCCCGGCTCGACCGCATGATGTTCGGTGGCTATGCGCCTGAAATGGAGATTGACGCCGCCGAGCTGGCGAAGCTTCGCAACATCCTGCGCGAACATCCCACCTGCATCCTCTTCACCCACAAGACCTATATCGACGGCGCGACGCCCAGCCGCCTCGCCTATGAAAACGACCTGCCGATGCTGCACAGCTTTGGCGGCGCCAATCTCGACTTCGCGATCATGGGCGAATTTTTTCGCCGCTCGGGGATGATCTTCATCCGGCGCAGCTTTCAGGACCAGCCGGTCTACAAGCTCGTGCTGCGCCACTATATCGCCTGGCTGCTCGCCAAGCGTTTCCCTTTGAGCTGGGCGTTCGAGGGGACGCGCTCGCGTCTCGGCAAGCTGATGCCGCCCAAATATGGCCTGATGAAATATGTCCTCGACGCGGCGCACGCGACGGGGACGCGCGGGGTGCATTTCGTCCCCTTCGTCACCAGCTTCGACCTCATTCGCGATGTCGAGGAATATGCCGCCGAGCAGACGGGCCGGAACAAGAAGCCCGAGAGCCTGTCGTGGTTCATCGGCTATATGAAGAGTCTGAAGGAACCGTCGGGGCGCATCCGCCTCGACATCGGCGACCCCGTCGTGATCGACGAGGCGCCCGGTCCTGATGACAAGCGCGCGCTCGAAAGGATCGCCTTCGCGGTCGCGGTCGAGGCGAACCGCGTCACGCCGCTCACTGTCACCTCGGTAATGTGCCTCATCCTGCTCGGCATGGCGCCGCGTGGCGCGACCTCGGCCGAACTGCTCGGCGCGATCGGCGCAGTGACCGCCTGGGCGCGGGCGCGGGGGATCCGGCTCAGCAAGGAGCTTGAAAGCGGCGACGCCGCGCTGTCGGCGACCGTCGACACGCTCGTCGCCAGCGGGCTGCTCGCGCGCTACGAAGCGGGGAGCGAGACCATCTATTCGATCGACCCCGCCAAGCATCCGATGGCAAGCTATTACCGCAACATCATCGCGCATCATTTCCTGGGTCGCGCGATGATCGAGCTTGCGCTCTTCGAGCTGCGCGACGCCGACAGCGGCGATGCCACCGCCGCCTTCTGGGGCAGGATCGACCGTTTGCGCGACCTGTTCAAGTTCGAGTTTTTCTACCCGCCGCGCGAGGAGCATCGCGCGGCGATCGAAGCCGAGCTTGCCCGCATCGACCCCGTGTGGGACCGCCGGCTCGCGAGCGGCGATCGCGGCATCGCGCAGCTCATCCGCCGCTGCCAGCCGGTCGTCGGCCACGCGATCCTGCTGCCCTTCGCAGAGGCCTATTCGGTCGTCGCCGACCTGCTCGCCCGCGCAAGGCCCGGTGAAACGGTCGACGAAAAGCCACTCCTCGACGCCGCGCTGGTCGAAGGGCGGCAGGCGTGGCTCCTTCGCCGGATCAGCAGCGAAGCGGCGATCGGAAAATTGCTCTTCGCCAACGGCCTGTCGCTGATGCGCCACATGGGGCTCGCCGGGGAGGCGACGCCGGAGGTTCTGGCGCAACGCCGCGCGCTGCTGGTGGAACTGCGCGGGCTGGCGAATGTGATGGAAACGATGCGGCTGTCGACGGTCGCACTCGCGGACCGGTTGGTGGGGGCGGGGGAATGA
- a CDS encoding HAD-IB family hydrolase, producing MCVPRPQPHLDEVLASEPGSHIAALFDFDGTIIAGYSATAMLREKFQRREMSVEEIAETAQVIAQHSLGQIGFSGLMTAAAKFMKGVDEQSFIDFGEELYRKHIARKIYPETRAIIEAHQAKGHRVAIISSATIYQIEPTARDLGITDIKCSSYEIEDGVFTGEIIRPLCFGEGKVLAAEELAAEHGLDLDQSFFYSDSDDDIELLERVGKPRPLNPNMKLKAIADERNWPVQRFASRGTPSWIDYTRTIYATGSLVGAFAAGLPIWALTRSQREAVNFSMGLFGDFATAITGVELEVEGERHLWSSRPCVFIFNHQSKADVMILAKLIRRDMGGVGKKEIRDIPILGKLMEWGGTVFVDRADGKSAIKAMEPLIDAIREEGKSICIAPEGTRSLTPKLEPFKKGAFHLAMQAGVPIVPIVIHNASDVAPKNEFVMRPATVRVTVLPPVDTSGWSAKTVNAHVRDVRNMFLRTLGQVEESVAESVAAEPAAKARGEKAPKKAANKRAAPKKKATGKGAKA from the coding sequence ATGTGCGTGCCAAGACCGCAGCCGCATCTGGACGAAGTGCTCGCGTCCGAGCCTGGATCGCACATTGCCGCGCTTTTCGATTTCGACGGCACGATCATCGCTGGCTATTCGGCGACGGCTATGCTGCGCGAAAAGTTCCAGCGCCGCGAAATGTCGGTCGAGGAGATTGCCGAAACCGCGCAGGTGATCGCGCAGCACAGCCTGGGGCAGATCGGCTTTTCGGGGCTGATGACCGCCGCCGCCAAATTCATGAAGGGCGTCGACGAACAAAGCTTCATCGACTTTGGCGAAGAGCTTTACCGGAAACATATCGCGCGCAAGATTTACCCCGAAACACGCGCGATCATCGAAGCGCATCAAGCCAAGGGCCATCGCGTCGCGATCATCTCGTCGGCGACGATCTACCAGATCGAACCGACCGCGCGCGACCTTGGCATTACCGATATCAAATGCTCCTCCTACGAAATCGAGGATGGGGTGTTCACGGGCGAGATCATCCGGCCGCTCTGTTTCGGCGAGGGCAAGGTGCTCGCTGCCGAGGAGCTCGCTGCCGAACATGGCCTCGATCTGGACCAGAGCTTTTTCTATTCGGACAGCGACGACGACATCGAGCTTCTGGAGCGCGTCGGCAAGCCGCGCCCGCTCAACCCGAACATGAAGCTGAAAGCCATCGCCGACGAACGGAACTGGCCGGTGCAGCGTTTCGCCAGCCGCGGCACGCCATCGTGGATCGACTATACGCGCACCATCTATGCCACCGGTTCGCTCGTCGGCGCCTTCGCCGCGGGCCTGCCGATCTGGGCGCTGACCCGCTCGCAGCGCGAGGCGGTCAATTTCTCGATGGGGCTGTTCGGCGATTTCGCGACCGCGATCACCGGCGTCGAACTGGAGGTCGAGGGCGAGCGCCACCTCTGGTCGTCGCGCCCCTGCGTCTTCATCTTCAACCATCAGAGCAAGGCCGATGTGATGATCCTCGCCAAGCTCATCCGCCGCGACATGGGCGGCGTGGGCAAGAAGGAGATCAGGGACATCCCCATCCTCGGCAAGCTGATGGAATGGGGCGGCACCGTCTTCGTCGACCGCGCCGACGGCAAGAGCGCGATCAAGGCGATGGAGCCGCTGATCGACGCGATCCGCGAAGAGGGCAAGTCGATCTGCATCGCCCCCGAAGGCACGCGCAGCCTGACGCCCAAGCTCGAACCCTTCAAGAAGGGTGCGTTCCATCTGGCCATGCAGGCGGGCGTTCCGATCGTCCCCATCGTGATCCATAACGCCTCCGACGTCGCGCCGAAGAACGAGTTCGTGATGCGCCCCGCGACGGTGCGCGTCACCGTGCTGCCGCCGGTCGACACGTCGGGGTGGAGTGCGAAAACCGTCAACGCGCACGTCCGCGATGTGCGGAACATGTTTCTGCGCACGCTGGGGCAGGTGGAGGAGAGCGTTGCGGAATCGGTGGCGGCGGAGCCTGCGGCCAAGGCAAGGGGGGAAAAGGCTCCGAAGAAGGCCGCCAACAAAAGGGCCGCGCCGAAGAAGAAGGCAACCGGAAAAGGCGCCAAGGCATGA
- the eda gene encoding bifunctional 4-hydroxy-2-oxoglutarate aldolase/2-dehydro-3-deoxy-phosphogluconate aldolase: MSNSGIEQIMTLAPVIPVIVIDRVEDAVPMAEALVAGGLKVLEVTMRTPAALDAIRAMKAVPGAVVGAGTVLNPRMLKDALDAGSQFIVSPGLTDSLGEAAVASGIPFLPGVANASNIMMGLDMGLDSFKFFPAATSGGIPALKALAGPFGGVNFCPTGGISAATAPEWLALEPVRCVGGSWVVPAGPLDPVRIETLAREAAALRP, from the coding sequence ATGTCCAACAGCGGTATCGAGCAGATCATGACCCTCGCGCCGGTGATCCCGGTGATCGTCATCGACCGCGTCGAGGACGCCGTGCCGATGGCCGAGGCGCTCGTCGCGGGCGGGCTCAAGGTGCTCGAAGTGACGATGCGCACCCCCGCCGCGCTCGACGCGATCCGCGCGATGAAGGCGGTGCCCGGCGCCGTCGTCGGCGCGGGGACGGTGCTCAATCCCCGGATGCTCAAGGATGCGCTGGACGCCGGTTCCCAATTCATCGTTTCACCCGGCCTCACTGACAGCCTCGGCGAAGCCGCGGTGGCGAGCGGCATTCCCTTCCTGCCCGGCGTCGCCAATGCGTCGAACATCATGATGGGGCTCGACATGGGCCTCGACAGCTTCAAATTTTTCCCCGCGGCGACAAGCGGCGGCATCCCGGCGCTCAAAGCGCTCGCGGGGCCGTTCGGCGGGGTCAATTTCTGCCCGACCGGCGGCATCAGCGCCGCGACCGCGCCCGAATGGCTCGCGCTCGAACCCGTGCGCTGCGTCGGCGGCAGCTGGGTGGTGCCCGCCGGGCCGCTCGATCCGGTGCGGATCGAAACATTGGCGCGCGAAGCGGCGGCGCTTCGCCCGTGA
- the edd gene encoding phosphogluconate dehydratase produces the protein MTTLHPTIAAVTDRIIARSAPRRAAYLDLMDRQRDAGTNRGNLSCGNLAHGFAAAGDDKPVIRAGAAMNIGIVTAYNDMLSAHQPYGRYPEQIKLFAREVGVTAQVAGGVPAMCDGVTQGQAGMDLSLFSRDNIAQGTAIALSHAMFEGALLLGICDKIVPGLLIGALRFGHLPQILVPAGPMPSGLANKEKQRIRQLYAEGRATRDELLEAEAASYHGAGTCTFYGTANSNQMMMELMGLHIPGAAFTNPGTKLRQELTRAATHRIAQIGWDGDDYRPLARCIDEKAIVNAAIGLLATGGSTNHAIHLPAIARAAGIVIDWQDFDELSHAVPLLARVYPNGAGDVNHFHAAGGIGFVVRELLGAGLLHGDVLTVGGTMADYANEPVLVDEALKWQAAPATSRDDTMLRPVSAPFSPDGGMRLLAGNLGRAIIKTSAVAEDRWTIEAPARIFDDQNQVLTAFKAGELDRDVVVVVRFQGPRANGMPELHKLTPALGVLQDKGYRVALLTDGRMSGASGKVPAVIHLSPEALPGPDGVSGPLACLRDGDIVRVCAVKGEVAALVDEAEWAARQPAAAPPPALGVGRELFALFRHHADEAEKGGSAVLAAMEQVL, from the coding sequence ATGACAACCCTCCACCCCACCATCGCCGCGGTCACCGACCGCATCATCGCGCGCAGCGCTCCCCGCCGCGCCGCCTATCTCGACCTGATGGACCGCCAGCGCGACGCGGGCACCAACCGCGGCAACCTCTCTTGCGGCAACCTTGCGCACGGGTTTGCCGCGGCGGGCGACGACAAGCCCGTCATCCGCGCCGGCGCGGCGATGAACATCGGCATCGTCACCGCCTATAACGACATGCTTTCGGCGCATCAGCCCTATGGCCGCTATCCCGAACAGATCAAACTCTTCGCGCGCGAGGTCGGCGTGACCGCGCAGGTCGCGGGCGGCGTTCCGGCGATGTGTGACGGCGTGACGCAGGGCCAGGCGGGCATGGACCTGTCGCTGTTCAGCCGCGACAATATCGCGCAGGGAACCGCGATTGCGCTCAGCCACGCGATGTTCGAGGGCGCGCTTTTGCTCGGCATCTGCGACAAGATCGTTCCCGGCCTGCTCATCGGCGCGCTGCGTTTCGGCCATCTGCCGCAGATCCTTGTCCCCGCCGGGCCGATGCCCTCGGGCCTCGCGAACAAGGAAAAGCAGCGTATCCGCCAGCTCTATGCCGAGGGCAGGGCGACGCGCGACGAGCTGCTCGAAGCCGAGGCCGCGAGTTACCATGGCGCGGGCACATGCACCTTTTACGGCACCGCGAACTCGAATCAGATGATGATGGAGCTGATGGGGCTGCACATCCCCGGCGCCGCCTTCACCAACCCCGGCACCAAATTGCGGCAGGAACTCACGCGCGCCGCGACGCACCGCATCGCGCAGATCGGTTGGGACGGCGACGATTACCGCCCGCTGGCGCGCTGTATCGACGAAAAGGCAATCGTCAACGCCGCGATCGGGCTGCTCGCAACGGGCGGGTCGACCAATCACGCGATCCATCTGCCCGCGATTGCGCGCGCGGCGGGGATCGTCATCGACTGGCAGGATTTCGATGAGCTGAGCCATGCGGTGCCGCTGCTCGCGCGCGTCTATCCGAACGGCGCGGGCGACGTGAACCATTTCCACGCCGCGGGCGGAATCGGCTTCGTCGTGCGCGAACTGCTGGGGGCCGGATTGCTGCACGGCGATGTCCTGACGGTCGGTGGGACGATGGCCGATTATGCCAACGAACCGGTGCTGGTCGACGAAGCGCTGAAGTGGCAGGCCGCACCTGCGACAAGCCGCGACGATACGATGCTGCGCCCCGTTTCGGCGCCTTTCTCGCCCGACGGCGGGATGCGGCTGCTGGCGGGCAATCTTGGCCGCGCGATCATCAAGACAAGCGCGGTCGCCGAGGATCGCTGGACGATCGAGGCGCCGGCGCGGATCTTCGACGACCAGAATCAGGTGCTGACCGCATTCAAGGCGGGCGAACTCGATCGCGACGTCGTCGTCGTCGTCCGCTTTCAGGGGCCGCGCGCCAACGGTATGCCCGAACTGCACAAGCTGACGCCTGCCCTGGGCGTGTTGCAGGACAAGGGGTATCGCGTCGCGCTGCTCACCGACGGCCGCATGTCGGGCGCCAGCGGCAAGGTGCCCGCGGTGATCCATTTGTCGCCCGAGGCGCTGCCCGGACCCGACGGGGTCAGCGGCCCGCTCGCCTGTCTTCGGGACGGCGATATCGTGCGCGTCTGCGCGGTGAAGGGCGAAGTCGCGGCGCTGGTGGACGAAGCCGAATGGGCCGCGCGCCAGCCCGCCGCCGCGCCGCCGCCCGCGCTTGGCGTCGGCCGCGAACTCTTTGCGCTGTTCCGCCACCATGCCGACGAGGCGGAGAAGGGCGGATCGGCGGTCCTGGCGGCGATGGAGCAAGTTCTTTGA
- the zwf gene encoding glucose-6-phosphate dehydrogenase, whose protein sequence is MLFPSLYNLHMDGLLADTLTIVGSGRSAMDREAFRAQVRAALTEHLPADRIDAATVDSFLARIDYCAIDAGSGTGYDDLAALLGDRMNRPIGVYLSTPPSMFGPIAQGLKAANIACAECRIAMEKPIGHDLASSREVNAQVGDAFAEERVFRIDHYLGKETVQNLLALRFANMLFEPLWNAQAIDHVQITVAETVGLEGRVSYYDGVGALKDMVQNHMLQLLAIIAMEPPSSVSATAVRDEKVKLLRSLRKMRAEDVKAHSVKGQYSSGAVNGAAVAGYADELGNPSNTETFVALKAFIDNWRWKGVPFYLRTGKRMPQRKSEVLIQFKPVPHNIFARVGAGKLDANMMIINLQPEENIRVKVMAKQPGLDRDGVKLKEVTMDVSLSHSFAGERRRIAYERLLLDFIEGDQTLFVRRDEVEAQWEWIDAIRDAWDQVDMTPQSYTAGSWGPSSAIALIERDGASWHD, encoded by the coding sequence ATGCTCTTCCCCTCGCTCTACAATCTCCACATGGACGGCCTGCTCGCCGATACGCTGACAATCGTCGGGTCGGGGCGCTCGGCGATGGACCGCGAGGCCTTTCGCGCGCAGGTCCGCGCCGCCTTGACCGAGCATCTGCCCGCCGACCGCATCGACGCCGCGACCGTCGACAGCTTCCTTGCGCGCATCGATTACTGCGCGATCGATGCCGGCTCGGGCACCGGCTATGACGACCTCGCGGCCTTGCTCGGCGACCGCATGAACCGACCCATTGGCGTCTATCTCTCGACCCCGCCGTCGATGTTCGGCCCGATCGCGCAGGGGTTGAAGGCGGCGAATATCGCCTGCGCCGAATGCCGCATTGCGATGGAAAAGCCGATTGGCCACGACCTCGCCTCGTCGCGGGAGGTGAATGCCCAGGTCGGCGACGCCTTTGCCGAGGAGCGCGTGTTCCGCATCGATCATTATCTCGGCAAGGAAACGGTGCAGAACCTGCTCGCGCTGCGCTTTGCCAATATGCTGTTCGAGCCGCTGTGGAATGCGCAGGCGATCGACCATGTCCAGATCACCGTCGCCGAAACCGTCGGCCTCGAAGGCCGCGTCTCTTATTATGACGGCGTCGGCGCGCTGAAGGACATGGTCCAGAACCATATGCTGCAACTGCTCGCGATCATCGCGATGGAGCCGCCGTCGAGCGTCAGCGCAACTGCGGTGCGCGATGAAAAGGTCAAGCTGCTGCGCAGCTTGCGCAAGATGCGCGCAGAGGATGTGAAGGCGCACAGCGTCAAGGGGCAGTACAGCAGCGGCGCGGTGAACGGCGCCGCAGTTGCGGGCTATGCCGACGAACTGGGCAATCCCTCGAACACCGAAACTTTCGTCGCTTTGAAAGCCTTTATCGACAATTGGCGGTGGAAGGGCGTGCCCTTCTACCTGCGCACCGGTAAACGGATGCCGCAGCGCAAGTCCGAGGTGCTGATCCAGTTCAAACCTGTGCCGCACAACATCTTCGCGCGCGTCGGCGCGGGCAAGCTCGACGCGAACATGATGATCATCAACCTTCAGCCCGAGGAAAACATCCGCGTCAAGGTGATGGCGAAACAGCCGGGCCTCGACCGCGACGGGGTGAAGCTCAAGGAAGTGACGATGGACGTCTCGCTCTCGCACAGCTTTGCGGGTGAGCGGCGACGCATCGCGTACGAACGCCTGCTGCTCGACTTCATCGAGGGTGACCAGACCCTCTTCGTGCGTCGCGACGAGGTCGAGGCGCAATGGGAATGGATCGACGCGATCCGCGATGCCTGGGATCAGGTCGACATGACACCGCAAAGCTACACCGCGGGCAGCTGGGGGCCCTCGAGCGCGATCGCGCTGATCGAACGCGACGGGGCGAGCTGGCATGATTGA